One stretch of Rhipicephalus sanguineus isolate Rsan-2018 chromosome 10, BIME_Rsan_1.4, whole genome shotgun sequence DNA includes these proteins:
- the LOC119406321 gene encoding uncharacterized protein LOC119406321 — MDKLKAKRTSRRSLNSRIINEASALLRNDSATHEQLDSIYERLKTNNDELNKINNELESVITDEDFQSEYETILEYEDNATRILAELISRRNRISSTPAEEGSGSGPATNVIATPSERTGAKLPKLTIAPFSGDVCKWTEFWEQFLQIVHNNVTLTTTEKFHYLRQFLKGDAASAVAGLPTTEACYKDAVDLLQKRFGDKTRQEQEYFARLRQLTPVRAYGDTRSLRQLYDHVIVNIRGLESLGVQRSSFSSMLCDVILRALPRDVVVLYHRTCAAQAENDAADNAGLDGLLKLLSVELESLEKSDYKDSSGRDSGAQHVATQPARSRPWKQPTSSVLHTKSTRDYQHYNEMCAFCSSKQHSTEACPTDMSLTQKKQVLSSDKRCFRCTTKGDRARYCKRRISCSKCKGRHASSMCDPDRIPQDSHQAARNDGASATVCSSLGRRRRISDGYNACVFLQTFRAWAVSDHNCRYVRGVFDGGSQRTFVTEELSRHLGLKCLGYINMALNTFASASNQAAENRRIVELRLRSQFSDMEFSLSAIEIPHICQDIGETRMEVSFVASFKKLGRDVADELAHASVITQSGISVLIGSDQMWRVLTGEVLRCEDNDSLIAMNSKLGWTFQGRTTFLTSQCATTRMMVCALKTQVVESDEFLRTFWELEHLGISDSVERPSEVSKVMQHFESTITYCDGRYEVALPWKEGYELSDNKQVAVTRLHKLLTRLAKQKGLLQTYDDTIREYVRAGHAEIVDDVPPEPDKLYYMPHKEVIREQALTTKVRVVFDASSHDKGCKSLNECLEKGDNLYQDLGKILLRFRTHPIAVIADIEKAFLQISIRKEDRDAFRFLWFAEGDLMGSQLQEWRMTRVPFGATCSPFLLTATILHHVRRTQAVKEKTSTRLAESFYVDDLVTGADTEDEAEEFCRAAQQIMKASGMVLRKWTTNSPNLMVALE, encoded by the coding sequence ATGGACAAGCTCAAGGCGAAGCGGACTTCACGACGATCTTTAAACAGCCGGATCATCAATGAGGCAAGTGCCCTACTTCGCAACGACTCCGCAACGCATGAGCAGCTCGATTCCATCTACGAGAGGCTCAAAACGAACAACGATGAGTTGAATAAGATCAACAACGAATTAGAGAGCGTCATCACGGACGAGGACTTCCAATCCGAGTACGAAACAATTTTAGAGTATGAAGACAACGCGACGCGCATTCTCGCCGAGCTCATAAGCCGTCGGAACCGCATTTCAAGCACACCAGCAGAAGAGGGATCGGGGTCGGGGCCGGCTACCAATGTGATCGCTACACCATCAGAGAGGACGGGAGCCAAGCTGCCGAAGCTCACGATCGCGCCCTTTTCTGGGGATGTGTGTAAATGGACGGAGTTCTGGGAGCAGTTTCTCCAGATTGTCCACAACAACGTCACCCTGACTACGACGGAGAAATTCCACTATCTGCGACAGTTTTTAAAAGGAGACGCTGCCTCAGCGGTGGCCGGTCTTCCAACGACTGAAGCATGCTATAAGGACGCTGTAGACCTACTACAGAAGCGCTTCGGGGACAAGACCCGCCAAGAGCAGGAATACTTTGCAAGATTGCGTCAGCTGACTCCTGTTCGAGCATATGGTGATACAAGATCCCTCCGACAACTCTACGACCACGTGATCGTGAACATCAGAGGGCTGGAGTCACTTGGTGTGCAGCGGTCTTCATTTTCGTCGATGCTCTGCGACGTCATACTTAGGGCATTACCCCGAGACGTCGTGGTCCTGTATCACCGTACCTGTGCCGCACAAGCTGAGAATGATGCCGCGGACAACGCAGGGCTGGACGGTCTCCTGAAGCTCCTTTCAGTCGAACTGGAGAGTTTGGAAAAAAGCGACTATAAGGATAGCAGCGGACGAGACAGCGGGGCTCAACATGTGGCGACCCAGCCAGCCCGTAGTCGGCCTTGGAAGCAGCCTACGTCATCTGTTCTCCATACAAAATCGACTCGTGATTATCAGCACTACAACGAGATGTGTGCGTTCTGTTCATCCAAGCAGCACTCCACGGAAGCGTGTCCTACCGACATGTCCCTGACGCAAAAGAAGCAAGTGCTGTCGAGTGACAAAAGGTGCTTCCGATGTACCACGAAAGGCGACAGGGCACGCTACTGCAAGCGGAGGATCTCGTGTTCGAAGTGCAAAGGCCGACATGCCTCGAGTATGTGTGACCCAGACAGGATTCCACAGGACTCGCACCAAGCCGCCCGGAATGACGGTGCAAGTGCGACAGTTTGCTCATCACTAGGGAGACGACGGCGAATCAGCGATGGATACAATGCGTGCGTCTTCCTCCAAACGTTCCGAGCCTGGGCGGTAAGCGATCACAACTGCCGCTACGTGCGAGGTGTATTCGACGGTGGCAGTCAGCGTACCTTTGTCACCGAGGAGTTGTCACGACACTTGGGCTTGAAATGCCTCGGATACATAAACATGGCTCTCAACACCTTCGCCAGTGCCTCAAACCAAGCGGCCGAAAATCGACGAATAGTGGAGCTTCGCTTACGAAGCCAGTTTTCTGACATGGAGTTTTCGCTAAGTGCCATTGAGATTCCGCACATCTGCCAAGACATCGGCGAAACAAGAATGGAAGTCTCATTCGTCGCTTCTTTTAAGAAATTGGGAAGGGACGTAGCCGATGAACTCGCACACGCATCAGTGATCACACAAAGTGGAATCAGCGTGCTGATCGGCTCTGATCAAATGTGGAGAGTCCTGACCGGTGAAGTCCTACGGTGTGAGGACAATGATTCACTGATTGCCATGAACTCCAAGCTTGGTTGGACGTTTCAAGGACGCACTACCTTCTTGACATCACAGTGTGCCACAACGAGAATGATGGTTTGCGCCTTGAAGACTCAAGTAGTCGAGTCAGATGAGTTTCTACGGACGTTCTGGGAACTGGAGCACCTTGGCATATCCGACTCAGTTGAAAGACCTAGTGAAGTCAGCAAGGTCATGCAACACTTCGAAAGCACCATAACATACTGCGACGGAAGGTATGAAGTGGCGCTACCTTGGAAGGAGGGATACGAGCTTTCCGACAACAAGCAAGTTGCTGTGACAAGGCTCCATAAGCTGCTTACTCGTCTAGCGAAGCAAAAGGGATTATTACAGACATACGACGACACCATACGCGAGTACGTGCGAGCGGGACACGCCGAAATTGTTGATGACGTTCCTCCGGAGCCAGACAAGTTGTACTACATGCCACACAAGGAAGTCATCAGAGAGCAGGCGTTGACTACGAAAGTACGGGTGGTTTTCGACGCATCATCTCATGACAAGGGATGCAAGTCTCTCAATGAGTGCCTTGAAAAGGGAGACAACCTCTACCAAGACCTTGGGAAGATACTTCTGCGTTTCAGGACACATCCTATAGCGGTAATCGCTGACATAGAGAAAGCATTCCTACAAATATCCATACGGAAAGAAGACAGAGACGCTTTTCGGTTCCTGTGGTTTGCCGAAGGTGACTTAATGGGTAGTCAGCTCCAAGAATGGAGGATGACTCGTGTACCCTTTGGAGCTACATGCAGCCCATTCCTCCTCACGGCGACCATCCTTCACCATGTGAGGAGAACGCAAGCTGTCAAAGAGAAAACGTCAACAAGACTGGCCGAGTCCTTTTACGTAGATGACCTGGTTACGGGCGCCGACACGGAAGACGAAGCTGAAGAATTTTGTCGTGCAGCGCAACAAATTATGAAAGCATCGGGAATGGTCCTACGCAAATGGACCACAAACTCACCTAACCTAATGGTTGCACTGGAATGA